The following are encoded together in the Bradyrhizobium genosp. L genome:
- a CDS encoding DUF3096 domain-containing protein: MVITAAHVPAIVALIAGILILIMPRLLNFIVAIYLIFIGLVGMGLLHWIHL; this comes from the coding sequence ATGGTCATCACCGCTGCGCATGTGCCTGCCATCGTGGCTCTGATCGCAGGCATATTGATCCTGATCATGCCGCGGCTTCTCAACTTCATCGTCGCCATCTACCTGATCTTCATCGGGCTGGTGGGGATGGGGCTGCTGCACTGGATCCATCTGTAG